The following DNA comes from Gammaproteobacteria bacterium.
GTCTTCCATCGAGAAATCGCGCACCGTCGTCGTCGCGTATCCCTCGCTCAGGCGTGAGGCGTCGATGTATCCCACGATACGGCTGGTGACGACAAAACGGCACTGGCCATAGGCGCGGGTAAAGGCGTCCACCAGACGAGATACCCGCCGGCGCAGGTCCGGATCCGCCACCTCATCGAGCCCGTCGAGCAGGATGGCGGCGCGGCCGCCATACAACCATTCATCGAAGAAATTCGCGGGCACCTCAATGCGTTCTTTCTTAAGCACCTGGATCAGAAACTGCAACAGCAGGGCATGACCTTCGGTGCCGTCGTCCCTGGGATGATGTTCCGCGAGATAACGCCCGATCTGCCGCAGTGGCAGAAAGACAGGCAGCCATCCACTCTCGTCCAGACCCAGTTTTTCGCGGACGTGTTGCGATCCTTCCGCCAGGTCCCGTGCATAGCGCAGCGCGACATAGCGCAGCAGCGTGGTCTTGCCACTGCCCGGGTCGCCCAGCACGACAAGGCGCCGGTGTTCCGCCAGCGCCTCGTTTACCGAGATCTGGGTCGTGTCGCCTGTCGCCGCGTGATCCTTGCCACGATGCCATTCGCCGGGCGCCAGCCCCGTTTCGCGCTCCAGCCAATCGACCTCGGTGCGCCGCGCGGATTGGCGCGTGGCGCGTAAGGTCACATAGATTCGGTCCAGCTCGATATTGACGAGTTTGCCACCCGAGCGGATACCCTGTAACTGAAGATAACGGTTCTGGCTGATGACATGCTGCAGGTAGCGCCCGAGCGAGCTTTGGCGATCGACGGCCGTCATCTTGACCGGGGCATCGCCGATGACCACGGTGGCGCCCTGCTCCGCGTAAACGATCTGGGCACCTTCCGAGGCGGAGAACGCCTGGCCGGTGTTGATGTCTCCCAGGGCGTCACCGGCAACGCTCGTTCCCCTCTCGCCCACGGCAGTCGCGCCCTGCCCCTGGGCAACCGCACCGTCGCCGAGGAGCTGGGCGTCCATCCCTGCAATAGCGGCATCAAACGTGTCCTGATCGATCAAGCCCGCCTCCAGCGCACGCTTGAGCTGTTCCAGACGAGTGGGCCGAGGTTCGGTCATATGGGTTCCAGGATCACGCCTGCACACTCAGGCGAGTGTAACAGCTCAGGGGTGGCTGCTTTGCCCGATACATCTGAGCAGACTTCGGGGCCCACCTTGCTCTGAACAGGGACCCAAGGCGATTTCTGTCAAATGACATACCATCATGGATGGGTCCATCGTGCCCCGCGCAGGATCGCGACGGATCCTCGAAAGAAGCAAGGCACGTGGTTTAACCGTCTCAGAATTGACTTTCGTATCGAGTCAACCACAATCAGCAATCACTCACAGCCCCTCACACATATCCGGCCGGAAAGGACAAAAGGGACGACTATGGCCTACCAACGACGAGTTCGGGACGAACATCTACGTAACGACGGCAGGCCGAAACGCATTCTGGCTTTGGACGGAGGCGGCCTGCGCGGTATTTTGAGTGTGGCGATCCTGCAGAAGATAGAAGATATCCTCCGGCAACGGCATGGAGATAGCCCCGATTTCCGATTGGGCGACTACTTCGACCTGATTGCCGGCACGTCAACCGGATCCATTATCGCGGCGGCGCTGGCGCAAGGGTGGTCCGTCGAGCGGATCTACAGCAAGTACGTGGAACTCGGTGAGCGAGTGTTCGAGAAAAGCTTTTTCCGGCAGGGACTCTTTCGGGCCAAGTATGACGAAGAGAAGCTCATTGAAGAACTGAAAGCAGCTTATGGGCCCGATACAACGCTGGGCAGTCCCGAATTGCGTACCGGCCTGCTGGTCATGACAAAGCGCCTGGATACCGGAAGTCCCTGGCCAGTCAGCAACAACCCGCGTGGAAAGTATTTCGCGACCAGAACCGGCGGGGTTATCGGTAATGGAGAGTACAAACTCTGGCAGGTGGTGAGAGCCTCGACCGCGGCGCCGGCCTACTTCGATCCGGAACGGATTACGATCGCGGAAAAGGCGGGGCACATACCTACGCAGGGTGAATTTGTCGATGGCGGTGCCAGTCCCTTCAACAACCCGGCGCTGCAGGCCCTCATGTACGCGACACTGGATGGATATCGACTGGGATGGCTCACCGGAGCCGACAGGCTCCTGCTGGTCTCGATTGGTACGGGGGCCGCCGACCCGCAGGTAAAGAGCGCCGGCATGGCGGCAAGACACGCCGTTCGAGCCCTGCTATCGCTGATGGACGATTGCGCCTCACTGCAGGAGACGCTTCTGCAGTGGATATCGGCAAGCCCAACGGCACGGAATATCGATTCCGAGCTGGGTGACCTGCGCCGCGACCTGGCAGCCGGCGCACCCCTTCTGAGCTACCTGCGTTACAACGTTGACCTGCGTAAAGAAAACGTATCGCAGCTGAATCCGGATATTTCAGATCCGAAGCTGATCGAGTCGCTGAGCGCCATGGATGCGCCGGAGAACATGCAGGTTCTCCACGAGCTGGGAAAACTCGCGGCTGAGCGCGACGTAAAGAGCACCGATTTCTCGGCAAATTTCGATCTGCCGGAGATCTAGCGAGCGGGATTTTTTTCCGTCCATCTGGAAGCTATTGAGTATGCGACAACGATACAGGAAAAAGGCGGACCAGTTTGTGATCGCTGTTCGGCTGGATCTCGACACCGATGGATTCGTCTATCGGAAGTGGGGGGCCGAACAGAAATGTAAGAGCGGAGACTGGCTGATAGATAACGAAGGTGATATCTACACGATAGACCAGGATGTGTTCACCCGTACGTACCGCAAGGTGGGTGCCGGAAAGTATGTCAAGACGACGCCTGTATGGGCAGAAGTCGCGAAAGAAGATGGTCACGTGACGACCAAGGAAGGTGCGTCCCATTACAAGGCCGGGGACTACCTCGTATACAACGACAAAGACGGAATCGATGGGTATTGCACCAGTGCCGCCAAGTTTGAGTCGATGTACGAGCTCGACGAGTAGAAATTATCGGGATCGGATGTATATACCTGTTCCTTGGTCTGCAACGGAAGCATGGGGTCAGGTCTCGCATAATAACACTCGGCTGCGAATTACCCGTCCTACCGTTGTCGAGTGCAGACCGAAATGTTCTATTGCGAGACCTGACCCTCATTTCCTCATTTCTGACCCCTATTGCGAGACCTGACCCTCATTTCTGACCCTCCCTTTCCACAACGCCTGATGGACGCGGCCCTGGATCTTCAGGATGCCCTGGCCGAGGCGCAGACCCGTCATGGTCACGCCAGGCGTCAGGCCCTGTCCGCCGCCGACCGCGATCTCGCCCGGATACGCATCTATCTTAGGCTGGCGAACCATTGGCGCTGGTTGAGCAGTGGCCAGTACGAGCACGTCAGCCGCATGGTGCTAGAGATCGGCCTGCTGCTCGGCGGGTGGCTGAGATCGGAGCTGAAAGGGAAAGGCGGCTCCGGGTCGAGATGACCGAGGGAGCCGCCGGCTTTGCTATGCGCCCGACGCCTGACCTGCGGGCGGGACGCGCCTGCGCCATCATTCATGATGCCTGCCTCGGCCCGTAATCCTTGGGCGACGGACGGTTCCGGAAGCGGCACGGACCCGTGAGTCCTGGCCGCCAGCCCCGCGACAACCGGCGGGGCCAGGGGGCGAACGATGTGGGCGGCAAACCAGCCGAAAACCGATGAAGTTGTTGCGGCCGGAGGGAGGGTAACTGG
Coding sequences within:
- a CDS encoding NACHT domain-containing protein — encoded protein: MTEPRPTRLEQLKRALEAGLIDQDTFDAAIAGMDAQLLGDGAVAQGQGATAVGERGTSVAGDALGDINTGQAFSASEGAQIVYAEQGATVVIGDAPVKMTAVDRQSSLGRYLQHVISQNRYLQLQGIRSGGKLVNIELDRIYVTLRATRQSARRTEVDWLERETGLAPGEWHRGKDHAATGDTTQISVNEALAEHRRLVVLGDPGSGKTTLLRYVALRYARDLAEGSQHVREKLGLDESGWLPVFLPLRQIGRYLAEHHPRDDGTEGHALLLQFLIQVLKKERIEVPANFFDEWLYGGRAAILLDGLDEVADPDLRRRVSRLVDAFTRAYGQCRFVVTSRIVGYIDASRLSEGYATTTVRDFSMEDVKRFLSQWHRLVAIGQMGPGETAETSAVNHTRQLLEAIERNDRVRELAINPLMLTVIALIHRDRVKLPDRRAELYQEAVDVLLGKWDEARGIQEPLVLNDRPFDISDRRLVLQHVALTLHEKAVKEIDCEPLRELLSGQLDTDATDAREREAMASRFLSVIQERTGLLIARAEDTYAFSHLTFQEYLAALAIAGRDDYVEYSLRHTADEWWREVILLAAGYLSTQSKEKTTRLIRSIADSPSEPEPYHNLVLAAECLRDAGANRIVGDLETDLRSRLQHELETPVSKGLLGAVQIMITRRMSAQTATKYRIAAAEALSRIGGSRFWTL
- a CDS encoding patatin-like phospholipase family protein encodes the protein MAYQRRVRDEHLRNDGRPKRILALDGGGLRGILSVAILQKIEDILRQRHGDSPDFRLGDYFDLIAGTSTGSIIAAALAQGWSVERIYSKYVELGERVFEKSFFRQGLFRAKYDEEKLIEELKAAYGPDTTLGSPELRTGLLVMTKRLDTGSPWPVSNNPRGKYFATRTGGVIGNGEYKLWQVVRASTAAPAYFDPERITIAEKAGHIPTQGEFVDGGASPFNNPALQALMYATLDGYRLGWLTGADRLLLVSIGTGAADPQVKSAGMAARHAVRALLSLMDDCASLQETLLQWISASPTARNIDSELGDLRRDLAAGAPLLSYLRYNVDLRKENVSQLNPDISDPKLIESLSAMDAPENMQVLHELGKLAAERDVKSTDFSANFDLPEI
- a CDS encoding four helix bundle protein, with translation MDAALDLQDALAEAQTRHGHARRQALSAADRDLARIRIYLRLANHWRWLSSGQYEHVSRMVLEIGLLLGGWLRSELKGKGGSGSR